The nucleotide window GTTTTGGCCGCGCGTAACGGTGTGCTTTTTCTGGTGGCCTGGGAAGCAATGTCTTTGTCGTCCTTCTTTCTGGTCACTCTTGAGCACGAAAAGGAAAGCGTCCGCGAGGCCGGATGGACGTACTTGGTGGCGATGCATATAGGCACCGCCTTTCTCCTGGTCCTCTTTATCCTCTTGGGCCGGGGGGCCGGAGGCCTCGATTTTGACCGCTTTGGATCACCTCAGACGTTGACTCCCGGTCTGGTCTCCATTCTTTTCTGTTTGGCGATCGTCGGTTTTGGCACCAAGGCAGGGTTCGTTCCCTTTCATGTCTGGCTGCCCGAGGCCCACCCGGCCGCGCCCAGTTATGTCTCCGCTCTCATGTCGGGCGTCATGATCAAGACTGGGATCTACGGCATTTTGCGCGTGCTCACCTTTCTGGGACCGCCGCCGGCCTGGTGGGGATGGCTTCTCGTCGGGATCGGCTCAGTCTCTGGCATTCTCGGTGTACTCTATGCTCTGGCTCAGCATGACCTCAAGCGTCTCCTGGCTTACCACAGCGTCGAGAATATAGGGATTATCGCTCTGGGCCTTGGGGTTGGCCTGCTCGGAGTCCATTACGGTTCAACCCCTCTGGCGGTGCTGGGGTTCGGCGGAGGCCTGCTGCACGTTCTCAATCACGCGGTGTTCAAGGGATTGCTCTTTCTCGGGGCGGGATCCGTCCTGCACGCGACAGGCACCGGCGAGATCGATCATCTGGGAGGGCTTTGGAAGCGCATGCCCTGGACCGGCGTGTCTTTTCTCGTCGGGTCCGTGGCCATCTCTGGCCTTCCACCTTTCAACGGATTTGTGAGCGAGTTTCTCATTTATCTGGGGGCCTTGAAGGGCATCACCTCCGCCACTGCCGTCGCCAGTGTCCCTTTTATCGCCGCGCTCATTGCCCTGGGGCTCATCGGAGGGCTGGCCGCGGCCTGTTTCACGAAGGCTTTTGGCGTGATCTTTCTGGGGGAGACACGCAGTCCGTACGGGGCGCAGGCGCACGAAGCCGGCTATGAGATGCGCCTGCCCATGGCGGCCCTGGCCATCGCCTGTTTAGCCATCGGGATTTTTGCGCCGCTCGGTCTGGATGGCGCGCTCAGGGGGGTGTTGGCCTGCGTCACTCGTCTCCCGCCTGAGGAAGTTCACAAGGGTTTGTCGATGGCCAGGATCCCCTTGCAGGGAGTCGTTTCCGTGGCGTTTGGACTCTTGGTCGGGGCGTTCCTCCTGGCCGGGCTGCGCCGGTTTCTGCTTCGGGGACGTCCTGTGGCGCAGGCCAGGACCTGGGGCTGCGGGTATTCGCAGCCGTCGGCCCGGATGCAATATACGGCCTCGTCTTTCGCCCAACCCCTGATCAGTCTCTTCCGGTCGACCTTGCGTACCCGCCGGACCTTCGTTCGACCCGAGGGACTCTTCCCGAAAGAAACGGCCTTGTCGACGGAAACGCCAGACCTCTTTCAATCCGGACTTTACCGGACAGCGTTTGACGGTATTGAAGCCGTGCTGTCGAAGTTCCGCTGGCTCCAGCATGGCCGCGTGCAGCTCTATATTCTTTACATCATGGTTACTTTGCTGATTCTTTTGATCTGGAGATTAGGATGAACCGGGATTTTTCACTTGTCGTCATCCCCTGCGGTCACTGGCAGGGGATCTATCCTGTCTTAGACATAGATTCCCCGCCAGAACCCGCGGGGAATGACGACATAAGCAGTGACAAGGTATTTCGGGTGAAACACCGATGAATGGCATTCCATTTTTTGCCGCTCTTCTTTTCGCCCCGCTGCTTTCCGGCATCATCAACCGCGTCAAAGCGGTTTTTGCGGGGCGACGCGGCCCGCCCCTGCTGCAACCCTATCATGATATGTTCAAGTTGCTGCGCAAAGGCGCGGTGTACAGCCGGACCACGGGCGGAGTCTTTCGTGCCGGACCGGTCGTCGGGCTGGCCGCTGTCCTGGCCGCGCTGATGATCGTGCCGTGGGGAGGCGCGCGGAGCGCGGTGTCCTTCCCGGGTGATTTTGTGATGATGGTCTGCCTGCTGGGTCTTCTGCGCTTTTTGACAGTGATCGCCGCTCTGGATACCGGATCGAGTTTTGAGGGCATGGGAGCCAGCCGGGAGGTCACCTTCTCCGCGCTGGCTGAACCCGCGCTTCTTCTGTGCCTGGCCGCGTTGGCCCGGCAAAGCCAGGCTCTTTCCTTGTCCGATATTTTCGCCGACTTACCGGCGGGGGTCTGGACGAATGCGGTCGCGGCGCTGGCACTGGTTGCCGCCGCTCTTTTTGTCGTCTGTCTGGCGGAAAACGCGCGCATCCCGGTGGATGACCCCAACACGCATCTGGAACTCACCATGATCCATGAAGTCATGGTGCTGGATCACAGCGGACCGGACCTGGCGTTTATTTTTTATGGCTCGGCGCTGAAGCTCTGGCTCTTCGAAGCGCTTCTCGTCGGAGTTTTGTCGTCTGGTACGGGTCAGGGAAACATTCTTTTTTGGATCGGCGGCATGGCGGGGTTGGCTGTCGTTATCGGGGTGGTCGAATCCGCGATGGCCCGCCTGCGCCTTTCGCGGATCGCGCCGCTTCTGGTGGGAGCCGGCGTCTGCTCGCTTCTGGCGCTGCTTCTGGTGATGCGATGAACGCCGATGTATTGATGGTCGCGATCATCCTGACGAACCTGATGCTTCTTGGGACCAGCCGTCTGGCCGAATGTATCCGCATGGTGGCCATCCAGGGGGTGGCCCTTGGGGTATTGCCGTTTTTTGTGAGCGGAGAGTTGACGTTTCACGTCTTCCTATTATCGGCTGGGATCATCGTATTGAAAGGCATTATGTTCCCTTTTCTCCTGTCCCGCGCGGTGCGGGAAGCGCATGTACGCCGGGAGGTGGAGCCTTTCGTCGGATTCACGCTTTCTCTTGTGCTGGGAGCTCTGGCGCTGGCAGCCGCGTTCTGGCTGAGTTCCCGTCTGCCGTTCCCGCTGTCACCGGGCAGCCCGCTGGTGCTGCCCGGAGGGTTCTTCATGATTCTGGTCGGACTCTTTCTGCTCGTAAGTCGCCGCATCGCGGTTTCCCAGGTGCTGGGGTATCTGGTTCTTGAAAACGGGATTTATATCTTCGGGATTTCTCTGGTTCATGAGCAGCCATTGCTGGTCGAACTGGGGGTGCTGCTGGACGTCTTCGTCGCGGTTTTTGTCATGGGAATTATGATTTTTCATATCAACCGGGAGTTTGATCATATCGATACGGACCGGATGGACACGCTGAGGGACGTGGATCTATGATTCTGGCGCTTCTGGCCATTCCCTTGGGCGGGGGGCTGGTGTCGTTGTGGCTCCGTCACGACCGCGTCCGCCGGGCGCTCCTGTTGGCCTGTGCGGTCTTGCATACTCTTCTGACGGCCTTGGCCTGGCGCCGCTTGCCCAGCCCCATCCTCCATGGTTGGATGGCCCTGGACCCGCTGGGGCTTTATTTCCTGTCGATCACGAGTTTGCTATTCCTTGCGGCCGCGGTGTATGGCGTCGGCTACCTGCGCCGGGAACATCACGGGCAAATCCAGGATTATGAAGAGCATATTTTTTATATCAATGCCCCCGAAGCCGTTTTCACCGGCTGTCTCCTGCTTTTTCTGGCGACCATGACGCTGGTAACGGTTTCGCAGCATGTCGGGCTTCTCTGGGTGGCGGTGGAGGCGACCACGCTCTCCAGCGCGCCTCTGATTTATTTTCATCGCCACCATCGCTCTCTGGAAGCGGCCTGGAAATATCTTCTGATCTGTTCGGTCGGGATCGCGCTGGCCTTGTTGGGTAATTTCTTCCTGGCCGTCGCCGCCTCCAGCCGGACCGGGTCCGTTCTGACTCTGGTCATCCCCGACCTGATTCCCCACGCGTCCCGCCTTCAGGTCCCATGGTTGAAGGCCGCTTTCCTTTTCTATCTGGTCGGCTATGGCACGAAGATGGGGCTGGCTCCTCTGCACACCTGGCTGCCCGACGCCCACAGCGAGTCGCCCTCCGTGGTCTCTGCGCTTTTGTCGGGGGCGCTGCTCAACTGTGCTTTTCTCGGGATCCTGAGAGCTTTCCAAGTGCTGGCCGCCGCTGGAGAAGGCCCGTTCGCGCAAAGTCTGCTGATCAACTTCGGACTTTTTTCCATGGGGATAGCGGTGGTTTTCATTCTCGGGCAGACGGATTACAAGCGGCTTCTGGCTTACTCGAGCGTGGAACACATGGGGATTCTGGCGCTGGGGGTCGGGTTGGGCGGCGCGGGTGTTTTCGGGGCGATGCTCCATACGATCAATCACTCCTGCGCGAAAGCCATGTTGTTCCTGGTGGCGGGCAATCTCCTGAGGGTTTATAAAAGCAAAGCGGTCCAGGATGTCCGCGGGGCGTGCCGGGTGCTTCCCATTTCAGGGGCTCTGTGGATCGCGGGTTTTCTGGCGATAACCGGATCGCCCCCCTTCGGACTCTTTATCAGTGAATTTACCATCCTGAAAGCCGCGCTGGATACCGGACGGATTGCCGCGGCCGCGACTTACCTGCTCCTGTTGGCGTTGATATTCATCGGCATGGCCACGGTGATGCTGCGCATGGCCCAGGGTGAAGCGCCGGCGGGTATTGAGAAGCCCCGGCGCGATATCTGGATCACCGTGCTCCCGCCGGTGTTTTTAGGGATGGGGGTTCTCGCGCTCGGGCTTTATGTCCCGCCGGTCCTCAGCGATCACCTGCATGTGATCGCGCGTTCTCTGGGAGTTCCTTGATGGCGCCTGCGTCGCTTTTATCTGTTTCAAACGGCCAGGCCGTGGATCTCGAGACCGTGCCGGTTCTCGGCCTTCCGGAGTTCCGGAACGCTGTCCTCTCCCTGGTGGGGAAAGGTTCCCGGCTCTCGGCGCTGTTCGGCCATCCCGCGGATGGAAAGCGCGTCCGGCTGTATGCTGTTCTGGCTGACGGATCCGCGGGGAGCCTGGTTGTTCTATCCGCTGATGTCGAGGGCCGTTATCCATCGCTCGCTTGCGAGTGCCCGCAAGCGGAGCTTTTTGAACGGGAGCTATTCGAGCAGTGGAGGATCAATCCGGAAGGCCATCCGTGGCTGAAGCCCGTGCGCTTCAATTCCTCTCCCAGACCTTTGCCGGGGGCCATGGATTACTATCGGGTGAGCGGCTCCGAAGTGCACGAGGTGGCCGTCGGTCCTGTGCATGCCGGCATCATCGAACCCGGCCATTTCCGGTTTCAATGCTACGGCGAGGACGTGCTGCATCTGGAAATCGCTCTCGGCTATCAGCACCGCGGCATTGAGCAGGCTCTTCCAGGAGGGCCGCATCCGCGAACCTTGTACCAGATGGAAACACTGGCCGGCGACACGTCCATCGGCCACGCCACCGCTTACGCTCAAATCGTGGAGGCACTTTCGGACAGCCGGGTCCCGCCGCGAGCCGAAAGCCTGCGGGCGATCGCGCTGGAGTTGGAGCGCCTGGCTAACCATGCGGGAGATCTGGGCGCTTTGGCCGGGGATGTGGGCTACCAGCCGACCGCTTCTTTCTGCGGGCGCTTGCGCGGTGACTTTCTGAATATGACGGCGCTTTTGTGCGGGAACCGGTTTGGAAGAGGGCTCATCCGTCCGGGGGGTGTTGGATTTGATGTGGATGAGCGTTTGGCAGAAGCGCTCTTGGCGAAACTGGAAGCTTCTTTCAGGGATTTGGCTGAGGCCGCCGGTCTTCTCTGGAAAACCCCGTCGGTTCTGGCCCGATTTGAAGGCGTCGGCGGTCTTTCGCGCCCCCTGGCCGTAGAGCTGGGTCTGGTCGGTCCGGCGGCGCGCGCCTGCGGACTTGAGCGCGATGCCCGGTTTGAATTTCCCGGCGGGTTTTTCCGGTTCGGACAGATCCCTGTTTCCACCTGGCACACCGGCGATGTGTTTTCCCGCGCCTATCTGCGCTGGTTGGAAATTGAGCGTTCCGTGATATTCGTAAGGGAGCGCCTGGGAACGCTGCCGGACGGTCCGGTGCGCGTTGAGGTAAAACCGCTGCATCCGAACCGCCTGGTGATCGCGCTGGTCGAAGGATGGCGCGGGGAGATCGCCCATGTGGCCCTGACGGATGGCCAGGGTCGGTTGGCCCGCTATAAGATCGTCGATCCTTCCTTCCATAACTGGAAAGGACTGGCCCTGGCGATGCGCGGAGGGCAGATTTCCGATTTTCCGCTGATCAACAAAAGTTTCAATCTGTCCTATGCCGGGCATGATCTTTAGGAAGGGGCCGTCGTTATGTTAAGCATGCTACTCGCACGATGGAAGCAAGGGAAGAGAACGATTCCGTTCCCCCTGCCATCGCCCGAACTTCCGGAGCGCTACCGCGGGCTTCCGGTCCTGCAGCCGGAGCGCTGTCCGTCCGGATGCCGCTTGTGCGTCGACCAATGCCCGACGCAAGCGCTTCAGCTCGGTTCCGAGGGCCGTCCTCGTCTGGATCTGGGGCGGTGTCTTCTCTGTCCGGAATGCCAGGACGCCTGTCCGCACGGCGCGCTTCAATTCTCGCGGGATTTTCGCATGGCCGCCCGCCGCCGGGAAGATCTCTGGATCGATGGGGCGCTTCAAAAACAAGCCCGGCTGCTGGATGAGAAAATACGGAAGCTTTTCGGAAGATCTCTGAAGTTGCGGCAGGTGAGCGCCGGCGGCTGCAACGGCTGTGAAGCGGACGTCAATGTGTTGAACACCATCACGTTTGATCTCGGCCGTTTTGGCATTCAATTCGTTGCTTCGCCGCGTCATGCGGACGGGATTCTGATCACGGGGGCTGTTTCAGAAAATATGAAGCAAGCCCTGCAGGATACGTATAAAGCGGTTCCTTCTCCGAAAATCGTTATCGCCGTCGGCGCCTGCGCTATTTCCGGCGGTCCTTTCAGAGACCATTCGGAAGTTGGCAATGGAGTGGAAGGCCGCTGGCCGGTGGATCTCTATATCCCCGGATGTCCCCCCCATCCCCTCACGATCTTGGACGGCCTTCTCCGGTTGCTTGGGAAGTTGGGCTAGCGCCAGCGCAGGATGATCTGCAGGAACCACGAGTTCGCCATGACCGCGCGAGGCGTGTTGTCGGAAGCGGAATGGCCTTCGAAGAAGCGCCGGTCAAACTCCTGGCCGCCGCTGAGATCGACGAGATAGGCGCGGCCCAGCGGATAACGGAGGCCCAAAGCGATTTTTTTCTGATCCAGGAATAGACGATTCGAGTGGTCATCCCGCCCGGCCCGCAGCCATTCCATTTGTTTCCAATCCAATCCCGCATAGCCTTTGACCGGACCTTTGATGCGCCGGGCGACTTCCAGTGAAAGATTGCGGGGTCCAAAAACGGCCAACCGGCTGCTCCAGGCATCATTCGGTGCGTAAGAAAGGGCGACGAACGGAAACCCTATGATCGCGCGAAATCCAGCGGAGGGATTCTGCCACGAGTAGGCCACCATGGGCATCGGGATATTGTTCAGGAAGTGGCGGTTGTTTGAATAGGCCAGGGCGAAAATCCAGGCATTATGGGCCCTGGAAGGAATCTGGTAATGAGCGGTCAGCCGGCCGGTTGGTTCATTCAGACTGTTGAATGGTTTGTCGCTGGCTGATCCCACGCTGCCGCGGATCCCCCACTCCCGGCGGTCTCCGAGGCGATGGTTGTAAGCCGCGCCGGTTTCGACCTGCCACAGCGAATCAGGGACCGTCATCCCGGTGTCCGGCACCACTGGGGATTCCGTCAGATTAAGGTGGTCAACGGATTGTTGCACGGACCAGGTGCTGGCGGAACTCTTGGAAACGACAAAGTTACCATGTGCCCGGTGTCCTGTCAGAATCGGCGCGGCGCCGGATTGCGGGGCCCGGGATCCCGGCGAGTGATGGAAGGTGTAATCGATGGACGTTTGTTGAGGGCCGCCGATGAAGGAGGATGGGCCGCCGTCTTCGGCATGGCTCACCAGCGTCAGCCCAACCAGGGGCAGGATCAGATAAAAAGAGAATCGTCTAAAGAGCCAGGCGTTTAGCAAAGGCTTCCTGCTCTTCGCGGAGCGCCGCCGGCAGCCGGTCTCCGATCTTATTGAAAAAGGCCTGTTGATCCTGTAAATCCTCGGTCCAGTCCTTCGGATCAACCTCCAGCAGCTTTTTCAATACGTCGGCGGAGAGGTCGAGCCCGGTTAGATTAAGAGAGTCCGGGGTGGGGACATACCCCATCGCTGTTTCAACGACCCGGCCTTTTCCATCGGCCCGGTCCAGCGCCCACAAGAGCGCCCGCAGATTTTCTCCAAATCCAGGCCAGAGGAACTTATTGGTCTCCGGATCCCGCCGGAACCAGTTCACATGGAAAATCTTCGGGGCTTTGGCGCCCAGGCGCTGTCCGATCGCCAACCAGTGCGCAAAGTAATCGCCTACGTTGTAGCCAAGGAACGGCAGCATCGCCATGGGGTCGCGCCGGACCACGCCGGTTTTGCCGGTCGCTGCCGCGGTTGTTTCCGAGGCCATGGTGGCTCCCAGATAAACGCCGTGCTGCCAGTTGCGGCTTTCACAGATGAGCGGTGCCACTCGCGCCCGCCGTGCACCAAAGAAAATGGCGCTGAGCGGCACCCCTTGCGGATCTTCCCAGTGCGGAGAAATGGAAGGGCATTGCGCGGCCGGGGTGGTAAAGCGGGAATTAGGATGGGCGCCCTTCTCCGCGGAAGCAGGCGTCCACTCATGTCCCATCCAGTTGATCCCGTGAGCCGGCGGCGGTCCCATGTCTTCCCACCAGACGCCGTTATCATCCGTCTTCAGGACGTTGGTAAAGAGGGTATTTTGCTTGATCGTCTCGACGGCGTTTGGATTGGTTTGCGCGTTGGTTCCCGGCGCGACGCCAAAAAACCCGGCTTCCGGATTCGACGCCCACAGCCGTCCATCCGGGCCGATGTGCAGCCAGGCGATATCATCGCCCACGGTCCAGACCTTGTACCCCGGCAGGCTCTTGGGCGGAATCAGCATGGCCAGGTTCGTCTTGCCGCATTGACTCGGGAAAGCCGCGGCGATGTAGCGCGTTTCACCCTGGGGATATTCAATCCCCAGAATCAGCATGTGTTCGGCCATCCAGCCCTGTTGCTGGCCTAGGTAACTGCCGATGCGGAGCGCCAGGCATTTTTTCCCGAGCAGCGCGTTCCCGCCGTAAGCGGAACCCACGCTCCAGATCGTGTTGTCCTCCGGGAAGTGGCAGATGAATCGCCGCTTGGGATCCAGATCCGCTTTTCCGTGGAGGCACTTGGTGAAGGACCCGCTGCTTCCCAGTTCGAGCAAAGCCGCCGTCCCCATGCGCGTCATGATGCGCATGCTCAAAACGACGTAGCGGCTGTCCGTGATTTCGATCCCGATTTTGCCGAAGGGGGAGTTGGCCGGCCCCATGATAAAGGGGATGACGTACATCGTCCGGCCCTTCATCGAACCCTGGAAGAGCTCCCCCAGTTTCCGGTAGGCTTCCGGCGGCGCCATCCAGTTGTTCGTAATGCCGGCATCCTCTTGTTTCCGTGTGCAGATAAAGGTGAGTTCTTCGGTGCGGGCGACGTCGTTGACGTTGGAGCGGTGCAGGTAACCCCCCGGCCATTTCTCCTGATTGAGCTGCTCAAATTCGCCGTCGGTTAGACACTCCCGGAACAACCGGTCTTTTTCTTCGAGCGAACCGTCGCACCAGTAAACCGTATCGGGTTGACAGAGCCGGGCCATTTCATCAACCCAGGCGAGCGCCTCTTTGTGGGAAGAAGGTGCAGTTAGGGTAGAGTTTGCTTTCATAAAAAAGTCACAGCCGCTCTTTCACAGGATAATTATTGGACAGTTGATTGGGGCGTGAGGTTTCGAAAACCGCCTTATCGACATTTATTATATTATTTCACTCAAGCCATGTCGACACTCGCCCTTGCGCGCTTCCAATTCGCTCTCACCATTGCTTTTCATTATCTCTTCCCGCCTTTGAGTATCGGGCTCAGCGTTATTCTGGTGGTGATGGAGGGGCTCTGGTTGAAGACCCGCCTGCCGCTTTACCGGCAGATGACTCGCTTTTGGGCTCGGGTTTTCGGGCTGGTGTTCGCCCTCGGCGTGGCCACCGGGGTGGTGATGGAGTTCGAATTTGGGACCAATTGGGCTTCTTATTCGCGCTATGTCGGTGATGTTTTCGGCAGTCCTCTGGCGGCCGAAGGCATTTTCGCTTTTTTCCTGGAATCCGTGTTTTTGGGCTTATTGTTGTTCGGGTGGGATAAAGTTTCTCCACGGATTCATTTTCTTTCCACTGTTTTGGTGGCGGTCGGAGCCCACTTGAGCGCCGTCTGGATCGTCGTCGCCAATTCCTGGATGCAGACCCCTGCGGGGTATCACATCGTCGGGGAGGGGCCGGGCGCTCGCGCTGAAATTACCCGTTTTTGGGAGATGGTGTTGAACCCGAGCGCGCTGGATCGCGTCGCGCATGTCTTCCTCGGGGCCTGGCAGGCTGGAGCCTGGCTGGTCATCAGCGTTGGGGCGTATTACCTTCTCAAGAAGCGTCATCTGGAATTCGCGAAAGCCTTCGTGAAAATCGGGCTGGGGGTGGCGATCGTTGCTTCGCTGGGGCAACTGGTGTCCGGGCATCACAGCGCGATCATCGTGAGCCGTACGCAGCCGGAAAAGTTGGCGGCTTTTGAAGGCGTGTACGAAGCCAATGCCCCGGCAAGCGCCTATGTGTTCGGCTGGGTTCATGAAAAAGACGAGCGTGTCAGTGGCCTGAAGATTCCGGGACTTTTAAGCTGGATGGTTCACGGGAATCCCGCCAAGGCGGTCCCCGGCCTCCGGGCCTTTCCTCGTGAAAATTGGCCACCGGTCAACGCCACGTTTCAAACCTACCATGTCATGGTCGGGATCGGTTTTGCTCTGATCGCCCTGGCGGCACTCGGTGTCTTCTATGGGATGCGCGGGTCGCTTTGGGATCAACGGTGGCTTTTGAATCTCTTTGTAATAGCGGTGCTGGGGCCGCAGATCGCTAACCAAACAGGCTGGTTTGCGGCCGAGATGGGACGGCAGCCCTGGATTGTGTATCATTTGTTGCGAACCTCGGAGGGGTTGTCCAAGGTTGTGCCGGCGAATATGATCCGAGTCTCCATCGTGATGTTCACTCTGATTTATCTGTTGTTGCTGGCTGTTTTTTTAGTCCTGTTCTACCAGAAAATAAAACTAGGTCCAGCGGAAGAAGGGAGCGTCTGATGCTAAATGTTATTTGGTTTTGCCTGATCGGTATTCTTTTCATTGGATATGCCATTCTTGACGGGTTTGACCTGGGTACCGGGGCCTGGCATCTTTTTGTGAAGAAGGACGAGGAACGACGGCTGCTTCTTAATGCCATCGGACCGGTTTGGGACGGGAATGAAGTCTGGCTGATCGCCGGAGGAGGGGCCCTGTTCGCCGCTTTCCCGGAGGCGTATGCCACCGTGTTCTCCGGGTTTTACCCGGCCTTCATGGTGCTGCTGGCGGCGCTGATTTTCCGGGCGGTGTCGATCGAATTCCGCAGCCGGCAGCCTGGACGCTGGTGGCGACAGCTGTGGGATGTGGGGTTTAGTCTCAGCAGCGTGATAGCGGCTGTTCTGCTCGGGGTGGCGTTGGGAAATCTGACGCGGGGAATTCCGCTGGGGCCGGACCATGAATTCGCGGGAGCCTTTTGGGGGCTTCTGAATCCCTATGCCCTGCTGATTGGGTTGACCACGCTGGCGCTCTTTTCGATGCACGGGGGTATTTATTTGCTTGTAAAAACCGAGGGGGACGTCCATGATCGGCTTTGGGGATGGATCATGTGGAGCGTTCTTTTCTTTGTGGCTTGCTATGTGGTGGCCACCGGGGCCACGCTGGCCGTCAACCCCCGGATGATGTTCCCCATGAGAGAAAATCCCGTTCTTCTGGGGGTCGTTCTCCTCCCGCTGATTGCGATTGTCAATATCGTGAGAGAGTTGCGTCTCCGTCAGGCCGGCCGGGCGTTTGCGTCATCCTCGATAGCGGTTGCGTCTTTGTTGATGCTCTTTGGGAGCAGTGTTTTTCCAAATCTCGTGATCTCCAACCCTCAATCGGAGAACAGCCTGACGATCGTCAATGCGGCTTCTTCCCAGAGAACGTTGAGTTTTATGCTGGTCATCGCGGGGATTGGCCTGCCGATGGTTCTGGCCTATACCGCCATTGTCCACTGGGTTTTCCGCGGCAAAGTCCGTCTCGGACCCGCCAGTTATTAGAAAGATGTGTTAACGGGGAAGCCGGCGGAGCGGCCGGTATCCCGGTTCCCAGAAGCATTGCTGCAGCCGTTCCGGAAGCTGTTCTTCCTTCAGGTGACCGTAGGACAATCCTTTTCGAATAATCTCTTGCCCGACCGCCAGCGCAATCTGGCAGGAAACGGTTTTGACATGCTCCAGGTTGGGGAAAAGCGAGTCTGCATAACCGGGAAGCCGTTCGTTAAAAGCGGCGAGGGTTTTGGCGGAAGCCAGGAACACCTCCTCCGGAACGGAAGCCGCTTGCGAGGCGACGAGTCCCAGGCCGATGCCCGGGAAAATAAAGGCGTTGTTGCATTGGCCCACCGGGGTCTGGCGGTCTTGCCACGTCATCGGAGGAAACGGACTGCCGGTGGCGACCAGGGCTTGACCGTTTGTCCATTCCGTCAGCTGTTGAGGAGTCGCCTCGGCCTTTGACGTGGGGTTCGACAAGGGAAAGATGATAGGCTGGGGAACCGCCGCGGTCATCAAACGAATGAGCGGTTCCGTAAACATCCCCGGCTGTCCGGAGACGCCGATCAGCGCCGTGGGTTTGACTTGGCGGACGACTGTTTCTAAAGAAAGCGGGCGTGCGGCATCCAATCCCACCTGTTTCAAATGGTCCAGCGTTTGGGCAAAGCCGCGTTTTTCTACGCTGAGATCGGATCGCGCGATGTGCACCAGCCCCCGGGAGTCCACCAGCCAGAGTTGGCGCAGCGTTTGATCTCGCCGCTTCCCTCGTTCCTGCAAGGCGGCACAGATCAAATCGGCTATTCCGGTCGCCGCCGATCCGGCACCGGCAATCACAATTCGTTCTTCCGCCAGGTCCCGGCCGGTTTTTTGGACAGCGCGTAAAAGACCGGCCAACGTCACCGCGGCGGTTCCTTGGATATCGTCGTTAAATGTGGCCAATTGGGAGCGGTAGTGCTGCA belongs to Elusimicrobiota bacterium and includes:
- a CDS encoding hydrogenase — encoded protein: MAPASLLSVSNGQAVDLETVPVLGLPEFRNAVLSLVGKGSRLSALFGHPADGKRVRLYAVLADGSAGSLVVLSADVEGRYPSLACECPQAELFERELFEQWRINPEGHPWLKPVRFNSSPRPLPGAMDYYRVSGSEVHEVAVGPVHAGIIEPGHFRFQCYGEDVLHLEIALGYQHRGIEQALPGGPHPRTLYQMETLAGDTSIGHATAYAQIVEALSDSRVPPRAESLRAIALELERLANHAGDLGALAGDVGYQPTASFCGRLRGDFLNMTALLCGNRFGRGLIRPGGVGFDVDERLAEALLAKLEASFRDLAEAAGLLWKTPSVLARFEGVGGLSRPLAVELGLVGPAARACGLERDARFEFPGGFFRFGQIPVSTWHTGDVFSRAYLRWLEIERSVIFVRERLGTLPDGPVRVEVKPLHPNRLVIALVEGWRGEIAHVALTDGQGRLARYKIVDPSFHNWKGLALAMRGGQISDFPLINKSFNLSYAGHDL
- a CDS encoding NADH-quinone oxidoreductase subunit K, encoding MNADVLMVAIILTNLMLLGTSRLAECIRMVAIQGVALGVLPFFVSGELTFHVFLLSAGIIVLKGIMFPFLLSRAVREAHVRREVEPFVGFTLSLVLGALALAAAFWLSSRLPFPLSPGSPLVLPGGFFMILVGLFLLVSRRIAVSQVLGYLVLENGIYIFGISLVHEQPLLVELGVLLDVFVAVFVMGIMIFHINREFDHIDTDRMDTLRDVDL
- a CDS encoding 4Fe-4S dicluster domain-containing protein, whose amino-acid sequence is MLSMLLARWKQGKRTIPFPLPSPELPERYRGLPVLQPERCPSGCRLCVDQCPTQALQLGSEGRPRLDLGRCLLCPECQDACPHGALQFSRDFRMAARRREDLWIDGALQKQARLLDEKIRKLFGRSLKLRQVSAGGCNGCEADVNVLNTITFDLGRFGIQFVASPRHADGILITGAVSENMKQALQDTYKAVPSPKIVIAVGACAISGGPFRDHSEVGNGVEGRWPVDLYIPGCPPHPLTILDGLLRLLGKLG
- a CDS encoding proton-conducting transporter membrane subunit, which translates into the protein MNSWILSTFLFSLVLILVSGILDPFLRRMAGLRLGTAVPGVVIGSLIGLVPALWILWNGATVSVQLPWAVPNGSFSMALDPLSAFFLVPLFLLSALTAVYGSDNLSPFFNGLVASIALVLAARNGVLFLVAWEAMSLSSFFLVTLEHEKESVREAGWTYLVAMHIGTAFLLVLFILLGRGAGGLDFDRFGSPQTLTPGLVSILFCLAIVGFGTKAGFVPFHVWLPEAHPAAPSYVSALMSGVMIKTGIYGILRVLTFLGPPPAWWGWLLVGIGSVSGILGVLYALAQHDLKRLLAYHSVENIGIIALGLGVGLLGVHYGSTPLAVLGFGGGLLHVLNHAVFKGLLFLGAGSVLHATGTGEIDHLGGLWKRMPWTGVSFLVGSVAISGLPPFNGFVSEFLIYLGALKGITSATAVASVPFIAALIALGLIGGLAAACFTKAFGVIFLGETRSPYGAQAHEAGYEMRLPMAALAIACLAIGIFAPLGLDGALRGVLACVTRLPPEEVHKGLSMARIPLQGVVSVAFGLLVGAFLLAGLRRFLLRGRPVAQARTWGCGYSQPSARMQYTASSFAQPLISLFRSTLRTRRTFVRPEGLFPKETALSTETPDLFQSGLYRTAFDGIEAVLSKFRWLQHGRVQLYILYIMVTLLILLIWRLG
- a CDS encoding proton-conducting transporter membrane subunit, whose translation is MILALLAIPLGGGLVSLWLRHDRVRRALLLACAVLHTLLTALAWRRLPSPILHGWMALDPLGLYFLSITSLLFLAAAVYGVGYLRREHHGQIQDYEEHIFYINAPEAVFTGCLLLFLATMTLVTVSQHVGLLWVAVEATTLSSAPLIYFHRHHRSLEAAWKYLLICSVGIALALLGNFFLAVAASSRTGSVLTLVIPDLIPHASRLQVPWLKAAFLFYLVGYGTKMGLAPLHTWLPDAHSESPSVVSALLSGALLNCAFLGILRAFQVLAAAGEGPFAQSLLINFGLFSMGIAVVFILGQTDYKRLLAYSSVEHMGILALGVGLGGAGVFGAMLHTINHSCAKAMLFLVAGNLLRVYKSKAVQDVRGACRVLPISGALWIAGFLAITGSPPFGLFISEFTILKAALDTGRIAAAATYLLLLALIFIGMATVMLRMAQGEAPAGIEKPRRDIWITVLPPVFLGMGVLALGLYVPPVLSDHLHVIARSLGVP
- a CDS encoding NADH-quinone oxidoreductase subunit H, translated to MNGIPFFAALLFAPLLSGIINRVKAVFAGRRGPPLLQPYHDMFKLLRKGAVYSRTTGGVFRAGPVVGLAAVLAALMIVPWGGARSAVSFPGDFVMMVCLLGLLRFLTVIAALDTGSSFEGMGASREVTFSALAEPALLLCLAALARQSQALSLSDIFADLPAGVWTNAVAALALVAAALFVVCLAENARIPVDDPNTHLELTMIHEVMVLDHSGPDLAFIFYGSALKLWLFEALLVGVLSSGTGQGNILFWIGGMAGLAVVIGVVESAMARLRLSRIAPLLVGAGVCSLLALLLVMR